GCATTGGCTTCCAGCTGTTGAGGTCCTGGGGGTGCTGAGATGGTACTTGTTTcctaacaaaacattttttgtaagTGCATTCACCAATAGAGGGCCCACCTATTCTGGTGGAGAGAATTGGAAAAGGTTCCAGAATCCGGGCAGAAGCCTGGCTCTTCCCGGTGAGGGCTCTCCCTTGCCAGcactccctcccaccctcactcTGACCAACACAGCTGCTCATGTCCCTGGAGAGGACAGCTTTGGCCAAGTTGTtaaacatctctgagcctcagtcttcccatcttGGAAATGGGGGCAGTTGTCCCAATGCCGAGATAATTGAGTGTGAAGCCCTCCCCTGTCCCATGCTGCCTAGTACCGAAGGTTGTGTGGCCCTGGCTGTAAGAATGATCATTTCTGAGTCAGACCTAGGGAACCAGCCCCTGAGAATGTGACTTGACCTAGTTTACTCCCACCCCCTGCTCTGCAACTCTGAGCCTCCTATTGAGCGATAAGCTCATAGGCAACAAAGAGTGCTTTGACATGGAAGAGGTTCTGGGCCACTGGGCTGGGAGGCGGCGGGGCCTGACCAGCGTCCCAGGCCCCAGAGCTGCTGACGTGGGTCCCCAAGGAGGTTGTTGGCTGTTCTCTTGCCACCACTCTATTATAAACTCATAACTGCTGTTCTCACGAGAGGCTACTGGCAGAGACCAGGCAGGAGCTCCTGGAGCCAAGgtcattgcttttgtttttatttatttattgagacggagtgttcctttctcgcccaggctggagtgcagtggcatgacgtcactgcatcctctgcctcacgggttcaagcaattctcccacctcagcctcctgagtagctgggattacaggcgtatgccaccacgctaggctaattttttttacagacacgattttgccatgttggccaggctggtcttgaactcctgacctcaagtgatccacccacctcggcctcccaaagtgttgggattacaggcgtgagccactgcacctggccaggcttATCACTTTTTGTGCCTATTGCCTCGAAGCCAGTCTCTGATGGGACATTAGGGCAGGGGCCCTTCAGCCTAGTCTGGGACATGGGCCGCTCACTCAGCAGTATGACAAGCATCACCTGGAGAACAGGCCGGTCTCAGGAGGCCCTTCATGCCCCACCGGCAATGCACTCTGCAGCCATAGTGTACACAAGAGGCTTAACCGCAACTGGTCTGAGCTCTTGGGGACCCCCTACCCTGTCTCCAGCAGCCTCTCCCTGTAGCCGTTTGCCTACTGGCACCCCATCCTGAGAAGGCATAGATACCCGGCCCGCCCTGCCCTGGAATTACAAAAGTCTTAGACTGCCTGAGTGCCCGGCCTCCTTGGGAGACCCTCCCAGGCAGCCCGAGCGCCAGACCCGGGAGCTGggtgccctggccctgccttcctgcctctcaCTGGACGCTCTCCTTCCAGGTGCGGCTTCAGGTCCAGAGCATGGAGAAGCCTCAGTACCGTGGGACGTTGCACTGCTTCAAGTCCATCATCAAGCAAGAGAGCGTGAGTGGCCTGGGCTGGTGGGGCTCGGgaggcacaggatggggaactAGCTTCCGGGCTGCCACCACCCCAGACCAGAGAGCCAGGAAGGAAGGTGTCAGGACGGCCAGGAGGCCAGTCAGGACCTAGGTTCTAACGAAATTCTGCTTGGTCCTCAGGAGCCCCTGGGGTGGGCTGGGGCTGCCATCCCCCGACCCCCTTCCGCGTGGAGGGCCCGGGAGGTGCGCGTTGCCGGCTCTGATGGCGTCTCTGTCCCCGCAGGTGCTGGGCCTGTACAAGGGCCTGGGGTCACCACTCATGGGGCTCACCTTCATCAACGCGCTGGTGTTCGGGGTGCAGGGCAACACCCTTCGGGCCCTGGGCCACGACTCGCCGCTCAACCAGTTCCTGGCAGGTGCGGCGGCGGGCGCCATCCAGTGCGTCATCTGCTGCCCCATGGAGCTCGCCAAGACGCGGCTGCAGCTGCAGGACACGGGCCTAGCGCGCACCTACAAGGGCTCGCTGGACTGCCTCGTGCAGATCTACGGGCACGAGGGTCTGCGTGGCGTCAACCGGGGCATGGTGTCCACGCTGCTGCGTGAGACGCCCAGCTTCGGCGTCTACTTCCTCACCTATGACGCTCTCACGCGGGCGCTGAGCTGCGAGCCGGGCGACCGCCTGCTGGTGCCCAAGCTGCTGTTGGCGGGCGGTACGTCGGGCATCATGTCCTGGCTCTCGACCTACCCTGTGGACGTGGTCAAGTCGCGGCTGCAGGCGGACGGACTGCGGGGCGCCCCGCGCTACCGCGGCATCCTGGACTGCGTGCACCAGAGCTACCGCGCCGAGGGCTGGCGCGTCTTCACGCGGGGGCTGGCGTCCACGCTGCTGCGCGCCTTCCCCGTCAACGCTGCCACCTTCGCCACCGTCACCGTGGTGCTCACCTATGCGCGCGGCGAGGAGGCCGGGCCTGAGGGCGAGGCTGTGCCCGCTTCCCCTGCGGGGCCTTCCCTGGCGCAGCCCTCCAGCCTGTGACGCTCACCCCGCCCTCCTTCCCCAGGGCTCCTTCTCAGAAACCCGGGACATAAATTGGCCCCTGAGTCGATTGCCCTGCTTCCTGCTCGGATGCTGGGGGCTGTGGAGTCTATCAGACTTGGGCTGAATTTTGCTGATAAGCTGGGTAGTTTTGGCCAAGAACTTCACTTGCCTCAGtattctcatctatgaaataagGACCCTCATACCCACGCTGTAGAGTCACGAAGGTCAGAGATTATTCCCAGCAGCAGCCGGCACCTGGCCTGGCCGAGGCCATTGCACCATTATCctggaaactgaggcagacaCTCCAGCCCCTTTCCCGGATCCTGGCCACGCCATTGTGCTCCTGCCCTGCAGGCTGGCTCCTGGGGGTCTCTGATGGCCAACCAAGGGGCCACCCAGGGACCTGCACTCCACACATCCTCCACCCGGGAGGGTGGTGGGCCACCCCTCTGGTCTGTGTTAGGGACAGGAAAACTTGGTGTGCCTCCTGGTGTCACAGAACTGGATACTCTGCATACCCCAGCTTCTCCACATGCCACTGCTAGGGGTACCCCAGCTGCTGCCACTCCTGCTGGAGGGTGAACTGGGGACCCTGCACCCTCTGGGAAGCCATGGAGTCTGTTGGAGGCACCATATCAGCCTACGGGACTAGGGTGGGGAGCAAACAGGCCAGCGGTGGAGGTCTCGACAGTTCAAGTGTGACGCAGCTGTggcaaggagaaaaggagaaatccTTCCACCTCTGGGCCTCAGGCTGCCTGTCCGTAAAATGGGGACATGGCCAGCTGATGGACAGCTGAGTCTCTGGCCCACCTACCACCGCCAGCCAGGATCCCCCAAGGTGTGCAGAGGGCTCAGCAGAGAACAGTATGGGACCCCCCCTCACCAGGGCTGGAACACCTCCAGCCACAAAGAAGCCAAAGGTCAGTCCCTCTGCTCCCCAGTAAACAGTGCCTCCCAGGCATTCTCAGTGCCAGGGCTTCATCCCTATGAAGGCACAGGGCCCGCTAGTGGGCACAGGGGTAGCTAGTTGGGGCCTGGGGCAGAAGAGTGCCGCACCAGGCGTCCTGGGGAATGTGCTCAGTGAGGATGACACTGGGCTTTGCACAGCCTGGCGTCGCTGTACAGAAACTGTCAAGGGAATAAagtgttctttgttttttaagtggTGAGGCTGCCTTTGCATATGGTGGAGGAAAGGGCTTCATTCAGCACCCTTGCCCTGGAGTCGAAGGGGCCAGCTCAGGGATGTGGATCCTGACAGCAGCCTTGGCCATGTGACCTGGGCAGTCGCGGATACATCTgagagcctgttttctcatctgcaaggCAAGCTAATGAAGGGCTCGAGGATTGGAATGTAAAGCTTATGAACACGCTGGTGCAGCCTGGCCATTCAGCAGATGCCCCTCTGCTATCATCATCCCAGCAATGAGAAAGAGGCCTGTGGTGAGGGGCACTGGCGGGCggggcagcaggggcagggcGTGTCCCAAAAACAGCTTCCTGGAAGAGGGGAGGTCTGAGTGGAGCTGACCATTTCAGCCACCTGGGCAACTTGGGCACAATTGTACTTAACCCAGCCTAGGAGGtcagagagggcttcctggaagagggcaTCCTGGAGCTTTGCCAAAGGTGTGATGCGGGGGTCTCACTGCCCACCTCACCTGCAGTTCTGTTCAGCCTCCTGGAGTCAGCCCTTGGCATCCTGAGCCTCTGCAGCCACCAGCCCTGGAGGttctccctcccagctgctgaGCCAAGAAACTCTGCCCACTGACGAGGGAGAGTCCGGGAGGGGCCCCCATTCATGTGCCTGTTTAATCCTAGTGCTAGCCTGTGAAGTTGGGCTTTACAGGGAGGCAGGAGGCGGGGAGGAAGCTGGCTGTTGACCCCTGGGGTCTCCTGGCCTCTCTCACTTCTCTTTACTCTGAAATAAACCAGGGGAAGCTCCCAGGGGTGGGGGACACACCCTGGCCATGGGCACAGAGAGGGACCCCTTCCTTAGCTCCTCCATGTCCAGCTGTGGCAGCCCCTTTGCCTCTCTAGGCCTGGGTGGCTGAACCTCAGGGCAGCTTGAGTGTGGCCTGCGGCTGTGGTCCCCATCACCCTGGATCTCTCCACACACCTGCACTCTCTGGAAAGGCCCCCATGTGACCCTTGTCAGGAACTGATTTGAGCACAAACCTTTCTCCAGCCCTGCTCACCGTGGGGCTTCTCCACGAACCCTGCGGCTATCTGCCCTCTGGGGACAGCACACAGACAGGCCAGCCCTTCAGAAGTGAGGGGTGGTGCGGCAAGGAGCAAGGTTGAAGGGGTGGGGGGCTTCCAGCTCCCTCCCACTTCCCAGTTCAGCGGCCTCACATGACCAACACATCTGCTAGGCAGGGAGTggagttgttgtttttaatgaatttattttacattttcttttctccctgatttgaacttttttttttttttgagatggagtcttgctctgttgcccaggctggagtgcagtggtgctctctcagctcactgcaacctctacctcccaggttcaagtgattctcctgcctcagcctccgagtaactaggattacaggcgtgcgccaccacacctggctaatgtttctatttttattagagacagggtttcaccatgttgaccaggctggtctcaaaactcctgacctcaagtgatccacccacctgagcctcccaaagtgctgggattacaggtgtgagccactgcgcccagcctctgatTTGAATTTATTTGGAATAAGTGACATATGAAGgtgctaaaaactaaaaatactacCAGAACCCAGGCTTGTGCAGTGAAGAGGAAAACCTCCTTCCGGGTCCAGCCTCTCCTCCTGAGTCAAGGACAGTCTCCAGTTCCCAGAGGGCATCCAACACATCTTGGGCAAGTGCCAGCATGGAGTGGCGGAGGGACATCTGCACCCCCCACAAAGTGTGGCCGAGGTCCTGACTGTTCTGTTCTTTGCTGTCTTCCCTTGACAGTGATCCTGGAGATTGCATCCTTcacctagggctgctgtaacaaaacaccacacacTGTGGCTAAACAATAGCCAAGTGTCTTCTGGGAGTTCTGAGGGCCACACTCCAGCTGCAGGCAGGGTTTGTTCCTTCTGGGGGCTCTGAGGGACGAACTGTTCCCTGCTTCTTCCAAGCTTCTGGGGGCGGCTGGCAATCCTTGGCTCCCTAGGCTCACAAGCGCATCACTCCGATCGCTGCCACCATCTCTTGCTgccttctgtgtgtctgtgtctccatGTCTTCTCTTTGTATAAGGGCACCAGTCATATGGGattaagggcccaccctactctagtatgacctcatcttaactaaaaaCATCTGCAGAGACCAGGTTCCAAATCAGGCCAGATTCAGTTGCCTGGAGTTAGTACTTGAACGGATCTTTTTGGGGCCACAATCCAACCCTCAACAGGGCTCTGTATCAGTGTGTTTGAACTGTCCTCCTTCCTGCTGACAGCTGCATGGCATATTTCATCAGATAAACTTTGCTTGATTTGCTTTTCCAGTCAGGTTTGGGAGAGTAACTGGGGGACACGTCTGAGCAGAGTCCTAGAGGAAGAGCAGCAGCG
The sequence above is drawn from the Nomascus leucogenys isolate Asia chromosome 22a, Asia_NLE_v1, whole genome shotgun sequence genome and encodes:
- the SLC25A29 gene encoding mitochondrial basic amino acids transporter isoform X1; translated protein: MALDFLAGCAGGVAGVLVGHPFDTVKVRLQVQSMEKPQYRGTLHCFKSIIKQESVLGLYKGLGSPLMGLTFINALVFGVQGNTLRALGHDSPLNQFLAGAAAGAIQCVICCPMELAKTRLQLQDTGLARTYKGSLDCLVQIYGHEGLRGVNRGMVSTLLRETPSFGVYFLTYDALTRALSCEPGDRLLVPKLLLAGGTSGIMSWLSTYPVDVVKSRLQADGLRGAPRYRGILDCVHQSYRAEGWRVFTRGLASTLLRAFPVNAATFATVTVVLTYARGEEAGPEGEAVPASPAGPSLAQPSSL
- the SLC25A29 gene encoding mitochondrial basic amino acids transporter isoform X2; this translates as MEKPQYRGTLHCFKSIIKQESVLGLYKGLGSPLMGLTFINALVFGVQGNTLRALGHDSPLNQFLAGAAAGAIQCVICCPMELAKTRLQLQDTGLARTYKGSLDCLVQIYGHEGLRGVNRGMVSTLLRETPSFGVYFLTYDALTRALSCEPGDRLLVPKLLLAGGTSGIMSWLSTYPVDVVKSRLQADGLRGAPRYRGILDCVHQSYRAEGWRVFTRGLASTLLRAFPVNAATFATVTVVLTYARGEEAGPEGEAVPASPAGPSLAQPSSL